In a single window of the Pyrococcus sp. NA2 genome:
- a CDS encoding DEAD/DEAH box helicase, producing MYLRKELLQPRLYQELIYAKCKDRNCLIVLPTGLGKTIIAMMIADYRLNKYGGKVLMLAPTKPLVLQHAETFRKFFNLPPEKIVALTGEISPNERVRAWARAKVIIATPQTVENDLLVGRISLEDVSLIIFDEAHRAVGNYAYVYIAREYLKQAKNPLVIGLTASPGSTPEKIKEVLDNLGIEHIEYRSENSPDVKPYVQGIKFEWVKVELPELYKEVRKLLREMLKDTLKPLAEAGFIDSSSPDIPKREVLKAGQIINEEMAKGNHDLRKYLLFHAMALKLHHAIELLETQGLSALRVYLKKLYEEAKTGSTRASKELFLDRRMKKALALLLQAKELGLDHPKLNVLKKLIKEQLEKKPNSKIIVFTNYRETAKKVVEELTKEGIEARRFVGQASRENDRGMSQREQKIILDMFSRGEFNVLVATSVGEEGLDVPEVDLVIFYEPVPSAIRSVQRRGRTGRQRPGRVVILIAQGTRDEAYYWSSRQKERIMRETIKMVSQMVKREKQISLESYVKKEVKEEEETKPERKAEESKGIKVIIDSRELRSEVVKRLKILGAKIEVKNLDVGDYIVSDEVAIERKSANDFIQSIIDGRLFDQVKRLKEAYPRPVIIVEGQLYGIRNVHPNAIRGAIVSVIVDFGVPIIFTSTPDETAQYIFFMAKREQEERKKEVRIRGDKKALTLSERQRMIVESLPHVSATLAKRLLKHFGSVEKVFTASVPELMKVEGIGEKIAREIRRVITAPYTEED from the coding sequence ATGTACCTTAGGAAGGAACTACTTCAGCCGAGATTGTATCAGGAGTTGATATATGCAAAGTGTAAGGACAGGAATTGTTTAATAGTTCTGCCCACTGGACTTGGTAAGACGATAATAGCCATGATGATAGCTGATTATAGATTAAATAAGTATGGTGGGAAAGTTCTAATGTTGGCCCCAACAAAACCTCTTGTTCTACAACATGCGGAAACCTTTAGGAAGTTCTTTAATCTTCCACCCGAGAAGATAGTTGCCTTAACTGGGGAGATAAGTCCAAATGAGAGGGTAAGAGCTTGGGCAAGAGCAAAGGTTATAATTGCAACTCCACAGACTGTTGAGAATGATCTCCTTGTAGGTAGAATAAGTCTTGAGGATGTTTCCTTGATAATATTTGATGAGGCTCACAGGGCTGTTGGTAATTATGCTTACGTTTACATAGCTCGGGAATATCTAAAACAGGCAAAAAATCCGCTTGTAATAGGATTGACGGCATCACCAGGGAGCACACCTGAGAAGATAAAGGAAGTTCTTGACAATCTTGGAATAGAACACATAGAGTATCGCTCCGAGAATTCTCCAGATGTTAAACCATACGTCCAGGGAATTAAATTTGAGTGGGTTAAAGTCGAGTTGCCTGAGCTGTACAAGGAAGTTAGAAAACTCTTAAGAGAGATGCTCAAAGATACACTTAAACCACTGGCCGAGGCTGGATTCATCGATTCCTCCTCTCCAGATATTCCAAAAAGGGAAGTCCTTAAGGCGGGGCAGATAATAAATGAGGAAATGGCAAAAGGCAATCATGATCTAAGAAAATACCTTCTCTTTCATGCAATGGCCCTGAAGTTGCATCATGCAATCGAACTCCTCGAAACTCAAGGTCTATCAGCTTTAAGAGTTTATCTAAAAAAGCTCTACGAAGAAGCAAAGACAGGCTCAACGAGAGCCAGCAAAGAACTCTTTTTAGATAGGAGGATGAAGAAAGCTTTGGCTCTGCTTTTACAGGCTAAGGAACTTGGGCTTGATCATCCAAAATTGAATGTCTTGAAGAAATTAATAAAGGAACAATTGGAGAAGAAGCCTAACTCAAAGATAATAGTTTTCACGAATTATAGGGAGACCGCAAAGAAGGTTGTTGAGGAACTAACTAAAGAGGGAATCGAAGCGAGAAGGTTCGTTGGACAAGCAAGTAGAGAAAATGACAGGGGAATGAGCCAAAGAGAGCAGAAGATAATTCTGGACATGTTCTCGAGAGGAGAATTCAATGTCCTAGTTGCCACGAGCGTTGGTGAGGAAGGTTTGGATGTTCCTGAAGTTGATCTCGTGATCTTTTATGAGCCAGTCCCCTCTGCCATAAGAAGTGTCCAAAGAAGAGGAAGAACTGGAAGGCAGAGGCCAGGAAGGGTTGTAATCCTAATAGCCCAAGGAACTAGAGATGAGGCGTATTATTGGAGTTCAAGGCAAAAGGAAAGGATAATGAGGGAGACGATAAAGATGGTTAGTCAAATGGTCAAGCGTGAGAAGCAAATTTCCCTCGAATCATATGTTAAAAAGGAAGTAAAGGAGGAGGAAGAAACAAAGCCTGAGAGAAAGGCTGAAGAGTCAAAAGGAATTAAGGTGATAATAGACAGCAGGGAACTTAGGAGCGAAGTTGTTAAGAGGCTAAAGATCCTTGGAGCAAAGATTGAGGTTAAGAATTTAGATGTTGGGGACTACATAGTGAGTGACGAGGTTGCAATAGAGAGGAAGTCTGCAAACGACTTCATTCAATCAATTATAGATGGTAGGTTGTTTGATCAGGTGAAGAGACTTAAGGAAGCGTATCCAAGGCCAGTAATCATCGTTGAAGGGCAACTCTATGGAATAAGGAATGTCCACCCAAACGCAATTAGGGGAGCGATAGTCTCTGTGATAGTTGACTTCGGAGTTCCAATAATATTCACGTCAACACCGGATGAGACGGCTCAGTACATATTCTTCATGGCCAAGAGGGAACAGGAAGAGAGAAAGAAGGAAGTTAGGATTAGAGGAGATAAGAAGGCTTTAACCCTGAGCGAGAGACAGAGGATGATAGTTGAGAGTTTACCTCATGTTTCTGCAACTCTAGCGAAGAGATTATTGAAGCACTTTGGAAGTGTTGAGAAGGTTTTTACAGCTAGCGTTCCTGAGCTAATGAAAGTTGAAGGTATAGGAGAGAAGATAGCGAGGGAAATAAGGAGGGTAATAACGGCGCCTTACACCGAAGAAGATTAA
- a CDS encoding bifunctional fructose-bisphosphatase/inositol-phosphate phosphatase: protein MGVKVWRKIAIDIVRDFDHNVMPLFGSSKGAETVSISPSGDETKIVDKVAENLVISKFKALGVNIVSEEIGVIDQGSDYTVLIDPLDGSYNFISGIPFFAVSVAVFKGNEPIYAFIYEPVLERFYEGIPGQGAYLNGEKLKVRKPDDSPSISFYTTGRGIGILNKVKRTRTLGAIALELAYLSRGALDGVVDIRNYLRPTDIAAGIIIAKEAGAIIKDDKGDDIEVSFSATEKVNLVAVNDEDLLEMILSSIEK, encoded by the coding sequence ATGGGCGTAAAAGTTTGGAGAAAGATAGCTATAGACATAGTTAGGGATTTTGACCATAATGTAATGCCTCTCTTTGGAAGTTCAAAAGGGGCAGAGACGGTTTCAATAAGTCCAAGCGGAGACGAAACAAAGATCGTTGATAAGGTTGCTGAGAACCTAGTGATAAGTAAGTTTAAAGCTCTAGGTGTTAACATAGTGAGTGAAGAGATTGGTGTTATAGACCAAGGTAGCGATTACACAGTTTTAATTGATCCCTTGGATGGATCTTACAACTTCATATCTGGAATTCCATTTTTTGCAGTTAGCGTTGCAGTTTTCAAGGGAAATGAGCCGATATATGCCTTTATCTATGAACCAGTACTTGAGAGATTCTATGAAGGAATTCCAGGACAGGGTGCCTATCTAAATGGTGAAAAGCTTAAGGTTAGGAAACCCGATGATAGTCCTTCAATTAGCTTCTATACAACGGGAAGGGGAATTGGAATACTTAATAAGGTTAAGAGGACAAGAACTTTGGGAGCTATAGCCCTGGAGCTGGCGTACTTGTCTAGGGGGGCTCTCGATGGCGTCGTTGATATTCGGAATTACCTACGGCCAACGGACATTGCCGCTGGAATTATAATAGCGAAAGAGGCAGGGGCCATAATTAAGGATGACAAGGGGGATGATATAGAGGTATCCTTCAGTGCAACTGAGAAAGTTAACTTAGTTGCCGTTAATGATGAAGATCTTCTGGAAATGATTTTAAGTTCGATTGAGAAGTGA
- a CDS encoding DUF63 family protein: MGVVDFFRRYFVDPIKYNTGYNPVNTLTYAIILGLATLLVYKVLKKLRIKIDNAFFRALIPYMIFGAFTRALTDAGVFPRTYITVSPGIYFLVFSIAFPALIISHRFFKDWRGVFLSFGWGLVLIDVAALSANLQKVSFNLIVLKYFIPFLILAELVVYILSRKLQIVRNNSYLFYVHFYDATTTFVGVDFMGYWEQHVVPGLLIGLTGTAAVMYVLKFVVLYTALWIMLKLEEEGEEKELLDFIRMVIFILGFAPGTRNLLRMLMGV, encoded by the coding sequence ATGGGAGTGGTGGATTTCTTTAGGAGGTACTTTGTTGACCCGATAAAGTATAACACTGGATATAATCCAGTTAATACCCTTACATACGCCATAATCCTTGGACTGGCAACACTTCTCGTTTATAAAGTTCTGAAGAAGCTCAGAATAAAGATAGACAATGCCTTCTTTAGGGCTCTCATCCCCTACATGATATTTGGAGCCTTTACAAGGGCCTTAACTGATGCCGGGGTTTTTCCTAGAACCTATATAACTGTCTCTCCAGGAATATACTTTCTCGTTTTTTCAATAGCATTCCCAGCATTGATAATATCACACAGATTCTTTAAGGATTGGAGGGGAGTTTTTCTCTCCTTTGGATGGGGGCTTGTTTTAATAGATGTTGCCGCATTATCAGCTAACCTTCAGAAGGTTAGTTTCAATTTAATCGTACTCAAGTATTTCATTCCCTTCCTAATTCTCGCCGAGTTAGTTGTCTACATTCTCTCAAGAAAGCTACAAATTGTTAGGAATAACTCCTACCTCTTCTATGTTCACTTTTATGATGCAACCACAACATTCGTTGGAGTGGACTTTATGGGGTATTGGGAACAACACGTTGTTCCAGGGCTTTTAATAGGCTTAACAGGAACCGCTGCAGTTATGTACGTCCTTAAGTTCGTGGTCTTATATACCGCCCTATGGATCATGCTTAAACTTGAGGAGGAAGGGGAAGAGAAAGAGTTATTAGACTTCATTAGGATGGTCATATTCATCCTAGGCTTTGCTCCGGGAACAAGAAACCTGCTAAGAATGCTCATGGGGGTATGA
- a CDS encoding elongation factor EF-2 — MGRREEMIAKIKELMLQPERIRNIGIAAHIDHGKTTLSDNLLAGAGMISEELAGKQLVLDFDEQEQARGITINAANVSMVHNYEGKDYLINLIDTPGHVDFGGDVTRAMRAIDGVIIVVDAVEGVMPQTETVVRQALREYVKPVLFINKVDRLIRELKLTPQQMMERFSKIIMDVNRLIQRYAPEEYKKQWMVKVEDGSVAFGSAYYNWALSVPFMKRTGVKFNEIIELTLKGDNKTLRQRAPLHVVVLDMVVRHLPNPIEAQKYRIPHLWQGDINSDVGQAMLNCDPKGKMVMVVTKIIIDKHAGEVATGRVWSGTVRSGQEVYLINTKRKARIQQVGIYMGPERINMEAVPAGNIVAVTGLRDAMAGETVAEEPIEPFEALHYVSEPVVTVAIEAKNVKDLPRLIEALRQLAKEDPTLHVKIDEETGQHLLSGMGELHLEVKLYKLKRDWGIDIEVSEPIVVYRESITKPSPIVEGKSPNRHNRFYIVVEPMPDEIYNAIKEGIIPEGRVKNPKEVAKKLAELGMDYEIARGIVDIYNGNMFIDNTKGVQYLNEVMDLLIDGFHQAMDEGPLAKEPVMKVIVRLIDAQVHEDNVHRGPAQIYPAIRTAIHCAMMKSNPVLYEPYQKVIINIPYEYMGAVSREITQRRGQLVDMKQEGEVMTIIAEAPVAEMFGFAGSIRSATSGRALWSTEHAGFKKVPNELAQQVIRQIRQRKGLDPNPPTEKDVCPLF; from the coding sequence ATGGGTAGGAGAGAGGAAATGATTGCGAAGATTAAGGAGCTCATGCTTCAACCTGAAAGGATCAGGAATATTGGAATTGCCGCTCACATTGACCATGGTAAAACGACGCTCAGTGATAACCTCCTTGCAGGGGCAGGAATGATAAGTGAAGAGCTCGCTGGTAAGCAGTTAGTTCTCGACTTCGACGAGCAGGAGCAGGCCAGAGGAATAACGATCAACGCTGCAAACGTTTCAATGGTACACAACTACGAGGGCAAGGACTACCTAATTAACCTCATCGACACTCCTGGGCACGTCGACTTCGGTGGTGACGTCACTAGAGCAATGAGAGCAATAGACGGTGTCATAATAGTGGTTGACGCAGTGGAAGGAGTCATGCCACAGACGGAAACCGTTGTTAGGCAGGCCCTTAGGGAATACGTTAAGCCAGTTCTTTTCATAAACAAGGTTGATAGGCTAATCAGGGAGCTGAAGCTCACTCCACAGCAGATGATGGAGAGATTCTCAAAGATAATCATGGACGTCAATAGGTTGATCCAGAGGTACGCCCCCGAGGAGTACAAGAAGCAGTGGATGGTCAAGGTTGAAGACGGTAGTGTTGCCTTTGGAAGTGCATACTACAACTGGGCTCTCAGCGTTCCATTCATGAAGAGAACCGGTGTGAAGTTCAACGAGATAATTGAATTAACCCTTAAGGGTGACAATAAGACCCTTAGGCAGAGAGCTCCACTTCACGTTGTAGTTCTTGACATGGTAGTTAGGCATTTACCAAACCCAATTGAGGCCCAGAAGTACAGGATTCCACACCTCTGGCAGGGAGACATAAACAGCGACGTTGGACAGGCAATGCTTAACTGTGATCCAAAGGGTAAGATGGTCATGGTTGTAACCAAGATAATCATCGACAAGCATGCTGGTGAAGTTGCAACGGGAAGAGTTTGGAGCGGAACTGTGAGGAGTGGTCAGGAGGTTTACCTAATCAACACAAAGAGAAAGGCCAGGATACAGCAGGTAGGTATCTACATGGGTCCAGAGAGGATAAACATGGAGGCCGTCCCAGCTGGAAACATAGTTGCAGTTACTGGTCTTAGAGACGCAATGGCTGGTGAAACCGTAGCTGAGGAACCAATTGAGCCATTTGAGGCACTGCACTACGTTAGTGAGCCTGTAGTTACAGTTGCCATAGAGGCTAAGAACGTTAAGGACTTACCAAGGCTAATTGAAGCTCTAAGGCAACTCGCTAAAGAAGACCCAACCTTACACGTTAAGATCGATGAAGAAACTGGACAGCACCTCCTCAGCGGTATGGGTGAGCTCCACCTTGAAGTTAAGCTGTACAAGCTCAAGAGAGACTGGGGAATTGACATAGAGGTTTCAGAGCCAATCGTAGTTTACAGAGAGAGCATAACCAAGCCAAGTCCAATAGTTGAAGGAAAGTCACCAAACAGGCACAACAGGTTCTACATAGTAGTTGAGCCAATGCCAGACGAGATATACAACGCAATCAAGGAGGGAATAATCCCAGAAGGTAGGGTTAAGAATCCGAAGGAAGTTGCGAAGAAGCTTGCAGAGCTTGGAATGGACTACGAAATAGCTAGAGGTATAGTCGACATCTACAACGGAAACATGTTCATAGACAACACGAAGGGTGTCCAGTATTTGAATGAGGTTATGGATCTGCTAATCGATGGATTCCACCAGGCTATGGACGAGGGACCACTTGCCAAGGAACCAGTTATGAAGGTAATAGTCAGACTGATAGACGCCCAGGTTCACGAGGACAACGTCCACAGAGGTCCAGCTCAGATCTACCCAGCAATAAGAACTGCAATTCACTGTGCAATGATGAAGAGCAATCCAGTTCTCTACGAGCCATACCAGAAGGTAATAATCAACATTCCATATGAATACATGGGTGCTGTTAGCAGGGAAATAACCCAGAGGAGAGGTCAGCTAGTTGACATGAAGCAAGAGGGTGAAGTAATGACGATAATTGCAGAAGCTCCAGTTGCTGAGATGTTCGGATTCGCAGGTTCAATAAGAAGTGCAACGAGCGGTAGAGCCCTATGGAGCACAGAGCATGCTGGATTTAAGAAGGTTCCAAATGAACTGGCTCAACAGGTGATAAGGCAGATTAGGCAGAGGAAGGGACTCGATCCAAATCCACCAACTGAGAAGGATGTCTGTCCTCTCTTCTGA
- the pcc1 gene encoding KEOPS complex subunit Pcc1, translating to MKAKRVRGRIVIEFPSEEIADVVYRAVLYEHKSVPYRRSEIRFEREGKKIILEIVATDSSAMRGTVNSYLRWIKVAMDVID from the coding sequence GTGAAGGCGAAAAGAGTAAGGGGGAGAATAGTGATCGAGTTCCCAAGTGAGGAAATAGCTGATGTCGTTTATAGGGCTGTTCTCTATGAACATAAGAGCGTTCCTTACAGGAGGAGTGAAATAAGGTTTGAGCGAGAAGGAAAAAAGATAATCCTTGAGATAGTTGCAACAGACTCCTCTGCAATGAGGGGGACCGTGAATTCCTATCTTAGGTGGATAAAAGTTGCGATGGACGTTATCGATTAG
- a CDS encoding ribosomal biogenesis protein — MILITTSHRPTRRTRSFGHDLERVFPNSLYLTRGKKTIQELLMEAYDRGYERLLIINVWKGNPLKLTFIKVHPEEWGYLGYLYLHGVKLQREMGFKGLPPIREDMPLVVTTAKRVGLDHLTFAHVFSELTTGKFVPRGDKSLTYIADKYNTDVLAVIERHPRGIVINFYRLDITRDRPVGPLINVKIWIMEDGRRWDYKEAFGIKVPPRRRESEGEKSKGENSDRVPK, encoded by the coding sequence ATGATCCTCATAACGACGTCTCATAGGCCAACGAGGAGGACTAGAAGTTTTGGTCACGACTTGGAGAGGGTGTTTCCTAACTCCCTTTACCTAACCAGAGGGAAGAAGACAATTCAGGAGCTTCTCATGGAAGCCTATGACAGGGGATACGAAAGGCTACTTATAATAAACGTTTGGAAGGGGAACCCACTGAAGCTGACTTTTATAAAGGTTCATCCTGAGGAATGGGGATACCTTGGCTATCTCTATCTCCACGGGGTTAAGCTTCAAAGGGAAATGGGATTTAAAGGTCTCCCTCCAATAAGGGAGGACATGCCTCTTGTTGTTACTACTGCTAAAAGAGTTGGTTTAGATCATTTAACATTTGCTCACGTGTTCTCCGAATTAACAACGGGGAAGTTCGTTCCTAGAGGAGATAAGAGTCTCACATATATTGCCGATAAGTATAATACTGACGTTTTAGCCGTCATAGAGAGGCATCCAAGGGGAATAGTTATCAACTTTTACAGGCTCGATATAACAAGGGATAGACCCGTTGGTCCCTTGATAAACGTTAAGATATGGATCATGGAGGATGGAAGGAGATGGGATTACAAGGAGGCTTTTGGAATAAAAGTCCCACCCAGGAGGCGTGAGAGTGAAGGCGAAAAGAGTAAGGGGGAGAATAGTGATCGAGTTCCCAAGTGA
- a CDS encoding DNA-directed RNA polymerase subunit P, giving the protein MPEAIYRCAKCGREVKLDLSTTRDLRCPYCGSKILYKPRPKIPRRVKAI; this is encoded by the coding sequence ATGCCCGAGGCAATTTATAGGTGTGCTAAGTGTGGTAGGGAAGTTAAGTTGGACCTCTCAACAACGAGGGATCTACGCTGTCCTTACTGTGGTAGTAAGATCCTCTATAAGCCTAGGCCAAAGATCCCGAGGAGAGTTAAGGCAATTTAG
- a CDS encoding 50S ribosomal protein L37ae: MSGTKKVGSAGRFGARYGLKIRRRVAAVEAKMRQKHVCPVCGRKAVKRISTGIWQCKKCGAIFAGGAYLPVTPAGKAARRIME, translated from the coding sequence ATGAGCGGAACTAAAAAGGTTGGTTCTGCGGGAAGGTTTGGAGCAAGATATGGTCTTAAGATTAGAAGAAGAGTTGCAGCGGTAGAGGCAAAGATGAGACAGAAACATGTCTGTCCAGTATGTGGAAGAAAAGCCGTAAAGAGGATAAGCACTGGAATATGGCAGTGTAAGAAGTGCGGAGCAATATTTGCTGGTGGTGCATATCTTCCAGTTACTCCAGCAGGTAAGGCTGCAAGAAGAATTATGGAGTGA
- a CDS encoding DUF1667 domain-containing protein — protein sequence MKVYRLTCIVCPLSCTIEVEVEGREIRNIRGYTCPRGKEWAIEEILHPRRVVMTVVPVEGGKLPTVSVKTEKPIPKDEIPKLMRMLSKKVVKAPVRVGDVIEEFEGVKIVATREA from the coding sequence ATGAAGGTGTACAGGCTAACGTGCATAGTTTGTCCATTGAGTTGCACTATAGAGGTGGAGGTTGAAGGAAGGGAAATAAGGAATATAAGAGGTTACACATGCCCCAGGGGGAAGGAATGGGCTATAGAGGAAATATTACATCCTAGGAGAGTTGTCATGACGGTCGTTCCTGTAGAGGGTGGGAAATTACCTACTGTTAGCGTTAAAACTGAGAAGCCAATTCCAAAGGATGAGATTCCTAAGCTGATGAGGATGCTTAGTAAAAAGGTCGTGAAGGCTCCTGTTAGGGTTGGGGATGTAATTGAGGAGTTTGAAGGTGTTAAGATTGTTGCAACTAGGGAAGCATAA
- a CDS encoding zinc ribbon domain-containing protein, which yields MFRCPRCGFVADRDYNASINIAKKGLEELEKRAFLPAQKGKASSPRRR from the coding sequence GTGTTTAGGTGTCCAAGATGCGGTTTTGTGGCTGATAGGGATTATAACGCCTCAATAAATATTGCGAAAAAAGGTTTGGAAGAATTGGAAAAGCGGGCCTTCCTCCCCGCCCAAAAGGGCAAGGCCTCCAGCCCGCGGAGGAGATGA
- a CDS encoding IS607 family transposase: MERLLTPRQVAEILGVSFITIKRWIYSGKIKAVKLPTGKWRIPESEVKRILGEKPPEETRAVIYARVSSSDQRKDLERQVEYLTNYCSAKGYKLVQVITDVASGLNTRRRGLQKLFKLVSEREVDVVLVTYKDRLTRFGYEYLEYFFHQFGVRIEAIHGEEKKNAQQEFVEDLIAIVTSFAGKLYGARSHKKKKLVQGFKQLLKEVEGE, encoded by the coding sequence GTGGAGAGGTTGCTCACGCCGAGGCAGGTTGCTGAAATCCTTGGTGTGAGTTTTATTACAATTAAAAGGTGGATTTATTCTGGAAAAATAAAGGCAGTAAAGCTTCCAACGGGCAAGTGGAGGATTCCAGAGAGTGAGGTGAAGAGGATTCTTGGTGAAAAACCCCCCGAAGAAACAAGAGCAGTCATTTACGCTAGGGTTTCAAGTTCAGACCAGAGGAAAGACCTTGAGAGGCAGGTTGAATACCTCACGAATTACTGTTCAGCGAAAGGCTACAAGCTCGTCCAAGTTATTACTGACGTAGCTTCAGGCTTGAATACGAGGCGTAGGGGACTACAAAAACTCTTCAAGCTTGTTTCTGAGAGAGAAGTTGATGTAGTCCTTGTAACCTACAAGGACAGGCTGACGAGGTTCGGTTATGAGTACCTCGAATACTTCTTTCACCAATTCGGCGTGAGGATTGAAGCAATACACGGGGAGGAAAAGAAGAATGCTCAACAAGAATTCGTTGAGGACTTGATTGCAATAGTAACTTCCTTTGCTGGCAAATTGTATGGAGCTCGTTCCCACAAAAAGAAAAAACTCGTCCAAGGCTTCAAGCAATTGTTGAAAGAGGTTGAAGGAGAATGA
- a CDS encoding IS200/IS605 family accessory protein TnpB-related protein, with amino-acid sequence MRIARTVVLKSERLPKKVFKVFIELEGMYREMLLQTVQFAVQNEITSFVKLKAEKYSFLRKLYPQLPSHYAHTVCQDSVTRAKSFLKRKRKGLVKKEYPEVRSVSIWLDDHLWRAGLTFIKIATHKGWIEVGLEGHKHYWKTVNSGWRMASQARVKLEKKERRLVVYLTFYKDVEPREAKSWISVDVNEDNVTALVDFTPVIFETGQKRMTLGYYYRRKRIQRKWDKKLGPRSGRKRKILGRLHENDKKKDIRNKLAKIIVEEARRRNAGIVLERLPKNVPRRMLEGISDKQLRHRIYQSAFLGIQKAIERKAKEYGIPVIKVNPRNTSRICPVHNAVVKYENGSRFGVCSAGGEVWHRDVLAVWNLYLRALQSDGGSAPSSGELFVDGRPVPLASTATNEAIWIEKSRWLRWNSLPLALIQTDTLPHKTKR; translated from the coding sequence ATGAGGATTGCAAGAACGGTAGTGCTGAAGTCTGAAAGACTTCCGAAAAAAGTTTTCAAGGTATTCATCGAGCTTGAAGGAATGTACCGAGAAATGCTCCTCCAGACTGTCCAGTTTGCAGTCCAGAACGAAATCACCTCCTTTGTAAAACTGAAGGCCGAAAAGTATTCCTTCTTGAGGAAGCTTTACCCCCAACTCCCGAGCCATTACGCACACACGGTTTGCCAGGATTCAGTTACGAGGGCAAAAAGCTTCTTGAAGAGGAAAAGGAAAGGCCTCGTCAAAAAGGAGTATCCAGAAGTTAGGAGTGTTTCAATCTGGCTCGATGACCACCTGTGGCGTGCTGGGCTAACTTTCATAAAAATTGCCACGCACAAGGGTTGGATAGAGGTTGGTCTCGAGGGGCACAAGCATTATTGGAAGACGGTAAACTCGGGCTGGAGGATGGCTTCACAAGCGAGGGTAAAGCTTGAGAAGAAGGAGAGGAGGTTAGTTGTTTACTTGACGTTTTACAAGGATGTCGAACCGCGTGAGGCAAAATCGTGGATTTCCGTTGATGTGAACGAGGATAATGTTACTGCACTTGTAGATTTTACGCCAGTAATTTTTGAGACGGGCCAGAAAAGGATGACCCTCGGCTATTATTACAGGAGGAAAAGGATTCAAAGGAAGTGGGATAAAAAGCTTGGCCCAAGGAGTGGGAGGAAGAGGAAAATCTTGGGGAGGCTTCACGAAAATGATAAGAAGAAAGACATTCGTAACAAGCTTGCAAAAATAATTGTAGAGGAAGCGAGGAGGAGGAACGCTGGAATAGTCTTGGAAAGGCTTCCGAAGAACGTTCCGAGAAGGATGCTGGAAGGGATTAGTGATAAACAACTCCGCCACAGGATTTATCAATCAGCGTTTCTTGGAATCCAGAAAGCTATCGAGAGGAAGGCGAAAGAATACGGAATCCCAGTAATAAAGGTGAACCCGAGGAATACTTCAAGGATTTGTCCCGTTCACAATGCTGTCGTGAAGTATGAGAATGGTTCTCGTTTTGGAGTTTGTAGTGCTGGTGGTGAAGTCTGGCATCGGGACGTTCTTGCTGTTTGGAATTTGTATTTGAGGGCTCTCCAGAGTGATGGGGGCTCTGCCCCGAGCTCTGGGGAGCTGTTCGTAGATGGGAGGCCCGTGCCGTTGGCCTCGACTGCCACCAATGAAGCCATCTGGATTGAAAAGTCCAGATGGCTGAGGTGGAACTCCCTACCGCTGGCATTGATACAAACTGATACGCTCCCACACAAAACGAAGCGGTAG
- a CDS encoding alpha/beta hydrolase, producing the protein MKPAIKIIGELGYNILTFDFRAHGESEGSKTTIGDKEILDLMGAIDWLIKNTRTKRIALIGFSMGAMVTIRGLAEDERTCCGVADSPPIYIDRTGARGIKYFAELPESLYPLIKPFIKLFSGAREVNIIEYAEKVRKPLLIIAGSKDPLVTMDEVRDFYERNRDINGGLELWTTDAPHVKSIELYQEEWKNKVEGFLRKHLDSP; encoded by the coding sequence ATGAAACCAGCAATCAAGATAATTGGAGAGCTAGGATACAACATCCTAACATTTGATTTTAGAGCCCATGGAGAAAGTGAAGGGAGCAAAACAACTATTGGAGACAAAGAAATTTTAGACCTAATGGGAGCAATAGACTGGCTCATCAAAAATACTAGAACCAAAAGAATAGCTCTAATTGGATTCTCAATGGGAGCCATGGTTACGATAAGAGGGCTTGCCGAGGATGAGAGAACTTGCTGTGGAGTAGCAGACAGCCCGCCTATATACATTGATAGAACTGGAGCAAGAGGAATTAAATACTTTGCAGAATTGCCAGAGTCTCTCTATCCACTGATAAAGCCATTCATAAAGCTTTTCAGCGGAGCTAGGGAGGTAAACATAATAGAATACGCAGAGAAAGTCAGAAAGCCTCTTCTGATTATTGCAGGTAGTAAGGATCCCCTTGTAACCATGGATGAAGTTAGGGACTTCTATGAACGGAATAGGGATATCAATGGTGGATTAGAGCTCTGGACCACAGATGCTCCTCATGTGAAGAGTATAGAACTGTACCAAGAGGAATGGAAGAACAAAGTAGAAGGATTCCTGAGAAAACATTTGGACTCTCCCTGA